A single region of the Brienomyrus brachyistius isolate T26 chromosome 10, BBRACH_0.4, whole genome shotgun sequence genome encodes:
- the tnk1 gene encoding non-receptor tyrosine-protein kinase TNK1 isoform X3: protein MRMDQDTQWLYQLLAEVQLEQYYVRVRDGLNITRIEHFAYVKDADLEQIGIGKPGQRRLWEAVKRYKTSNRLRSWLPKVFAGPGADPGGDRSGAAQGARMTKSFTCLIQDSELMLAEKLGSGSFGVVRKGRWQTPTGHILPVAVKSLKTGPSEQADTLNDFMQEVTIMQTLDHPNLIRLYGVVLTHPLKMVTELAPLGALYDTLRLRRNEFPLSRLWLFATQIASGMEYLESRHFIHRDLAARNVLLASRELVKIGDFGLMRVLSENDHYLMNAHRRIPFAWCAPESLRTGYFTHSSDVWMFGVTIWEMFTYCEEPWFGLTGRQILWRVEREGERLERPQDCPQELYSVMRKCWACNPADRPTFSQVSVLVTEAQPREVRAVKDFAEPRKLALQTNDLVTLIDHGVELHEWKGQNQKTLSVGWFLPSVTMLVTGPTLISAPLKGGLQHKGHGDVKPEKSWASPDRLNGFVSLPVLIGCSIYRSSNCLSAGASKDRGKEKSNLQRLAGLSKSLETVLSFSPADNPRVPASSKPSLQSMLDPRRFSDANITPPPRPPLPNCLRPRNQVNNRKPNGNQGPGPWLQPQPQQLPQPLQQQPQLHQLPQPLQQQPQLQQLPQPLQQQPQLQQQPTSTSSAVKTSHMCQSTSRLDEREQPARSTVMAQLQEAVHGVTYEEVANALRQNDWNPVKAEQQLKVEQLYFMNLCSRDDCVNILTRYQWDLQQASRYVLKLAGVAGGGGTGSAGGGRGGVDRSPRRDWEFDRS from the exons ATGCGGATGGACCAAGACACACAGTGGCTCTACCAGCTCCTGGCCGAAGTGCAACTGGAGCAGTATTATGTGCGTGTGCGAGATGGCCTCAACATCACCAGGATAGAGCACTTTGCCTACGTCAAGGACGCAGACCTCGAACAGATTGGCATTGGGAAGCCTG GGCAGAGAAGATTATGGGAAGCTGTCAAACGCTACAAGACTAGCAATCGTCTGCGGTCATGGTTACCCAAG GTGTTTGCTGGTCCTGGCGCAGACCCCGGTGGAGACAGGAGTGGGGCAGCACAGGGCGCCAGAATGACGAAGTCCTTCACCTGCCTGATTCAGGACAGCGAGTTGATGCTGGCTGAAAAACTGGGGTCTGGCTCCTTTGGTGTCGTGAGGAAGGGCAGGTGGCAGACGCCCACTGGCCACATT CTACCCGTGGCAGTGAAATCCTTGAAAACTGGCCCATCCGAGCAGGCGGACACCCTGAATGACTTTATGCAGGAGGTGACCATCATGCAGACCCTGGACCATCCCAACCTCATCCGTCTGTATGGCGTGGTCCTCACGCATCCCCTGAAGATG GTGACAGAGCTGGCCCCACTGGGCGCACTGTACGACACACTGCGGCTGCGGCGGAACGAGTTCCCGTTGTCGCGCCTGTGGCTGTTTGCAACGCAGATTGCTTCGGGCATGGAGTACCTGGAGAGCCGGCACTTCATCCACCGTGACCTGGCGGCCCGCAACGTGCTCTTGGCCAGCCGTGAGCTCGTCAAGATCGGTGACTTCGGCCTCATGCGCGTCCTCTCCGAGAACGACCACTACCTCATGAACGCCCACCGGCGCATCCCGTTCGCCTG GTGTGCCCCAGAGAGTTTACGAACAGGCTACTTCACTCATTCCTCGGACGTGTGGATGTTTGGAGTCACGATATGGGAGATGTTCACCTACTGTGAGGAGCCCTGGTTTGGTCTGACAGGCCGGCAG ATACTGTGGCGCGTAGAGCGAGAGGGGGAACGCTTGGAGAGACCTCAAGACTGTCCCCAGGAACTGTACTCTGTCATGCGCAAGTGCTGGGCTTGCAATCCCGCTGACCGGCCTACCTTCTCTCAAGTCAGTGTGCTGGTGACTGAG GCTCAGCCGAGGGAGGTGCGCGCTGTGAAAGACTTCGCCGAGCCCAGGAAGTTGGCTCTGCAGACCAATGACCTGGTGACACTCATAGATCACGG AGTGGAGCTCCACGAGTGGAAAGGGCAAAACCAAAAGACATTGAGTGTGGGCTGGTTCTTGCCAAGCGTGACCATGCTGGTCACAGGGCCCACCTTGATCTCTGCTCCTCTGAAGGGTGGTCTGCAGCACAAGGGTCATGGAGACGTCAAACCAGAGAAGAGCTGGGCTTCCCCAGATCGCCTGAATGGGTTCGTTTCCCTTCCGGTACTGATTGGCTGTAGTATCTACAG GTCTTCAAACTGTCTCAGTGCTGGGGCATCTAAGGACCGAGGCAAGGAGAAGTCCAACTTACAAAGACTGGCAG GCCTCTCGAAAAGTTTGGAGACGGTGCTGAGCTTCTCACCGGCTGACAACCCCCGGGTCCCAGCTTCTTCCAAACCTTCGCTCCAGTCCATGTTGGACCCCCGGCGGTTCAGTGACGCCAACATCACGCCTCCCCCACGCCCTCCGCTCCCCAACTGCCTACGGCCAAGGAACCAAGTCAACAATCGGAAGCCCAATGGGAATCAAGGCCCTGGGCCGTGGCTGCAACCACAACCGCAGCAGCTACCACAACCGCTACAGCAACAACCACAACTGCATCAGCTACCACAACCGCTACAGCAACAACCACAACTGCAGCAGCTACCACAACCGCTACAGCAACAACCACAACTGCAGCAGCAGCCCACGAGCACCAGTAGTGCGGTCAAGACGAGTCACATGTGCCAGTCCACCTCACGGCTGGACGAGAGGGAGCAACCAGCTAGGTCTACTGTGATGGCCCAG TTGCAGGAGGCGGTGCACGGTGTGACCTATGAGGAGGTGGCTAACGCGCTGCGCCAGAACGACTGGAATCCAGTAAAGGCGGAGCAGCAGCTGAAG GTTGAGCAGCTCTACTTCATGAATCTGTGCTCCCGAGACGACTGTGTCAACATCCTCACTCGCTACCAATGGGACCTGCAGCAGGCCAGTCGCTATGTGCTGAAGTTGGCAGGAgtagcaggaggaggaggaacggGCAGCGCTGGAGGAGGCCGCGGAGGCGTCGACAGGTCTCCCCGGAGGGACTGGGAATTTGACAGGAGCTGA
- the plscr3b gene encoding phospholipid scramblase 3b isoform X1 encodes MSAPGYPSPQQPPYPMPQPSPYGGAPYSGPPGGYGDPGQAPPVGFQMGYQPQPGQPVMYQPGPANPMPYQSPMANPEFGAGNMGQGPMATGSPAVPMSVAVGVPPGLEYLTQIDQILVHQKVELLEAFIGFETNNKYEIKNSMGQKIYNAKEKNDCCTRNCCGSLRSFDMKIKDNTDREVIRLVRPFRCASCWCPCCLQELEVQAPPGTTIGYVVQDWHPCLPKFSILGPSRETILKLDGPCCACNCCGDINFELKGKDGDAPIGRISKQWSGLLKEAFTDADNFGIQFPLDMDVKVKAVLLGACFLIDFMFFEKVNDEKQRNTVFS; translated from the exons GTTATCCATCTCCCCAGCAGCCTCCGTACCCCATGCCTCAGCCCAGTCCTTACGGCGGGGCCCCATACTCCGGGCCCCCAGGGGGTTATGGGGACCCAGGTCAGGCACCCCCTGTGGGATTCCAAATGGGCTATCAGCCACAGCCAGGCCAGCCAGTCATGTACCAGCCGGGACCGGCCAATCCCATGCCTTACCAGTCGCCGATGGCCAACCCTGAATTTGGGGCTGGTAACATGGGACAGGGTCCTATGGCAACCGGAAGTCCAGCTGTTCCCATGTCCGTCGCCGTCGGGGTCCCTCCGGGCTTGGAGTATCTAACACAG ATTGATCAGATCTTGGTACACCAGAAAGTGGAGCTATTGGAAG CTTTTATCGGCTTCGAGACCAACAACAAGTACGAGATAAAGAACAGCATGGGGCAGAAGATCTACAACGCCAAGGAGAAGAACGACTGCTGCACGCGCAACTGCTGTGGTTCGCTGCGGAGCTTCGACATGAAGATCAAGGACAACACGGATCGCGAGGTCATTCGCCTGGTGCGCCCCTTCCGATGCGCTTCCTGCTGGTGCCCCTGCTGCCTGCAGGAG ttagaAGTACAGGCTCCGCCTGGAACCACCATTGGCTATGTGGTCCAGGACTGGCACCCCTGCTTGCCAAAATTCTCAATCCTAGGGCCGTCGCGGGAAACCATTCTCAAGCTGGATGGCCCGTGCTGTGCCTGTAACTGCTGCGGCGATATCAACTTTGAG TTAAAGGGTAAGGATGGTGATGCACCAATTGGGAGGATCAGCAAGCAGTGGAGCGGCTTGCTGAAGGAAGCCTTCACCGATGCGGACAACTTCGGAATCCAGTTCCCCCTAGACATGGACGTGAAGGTCAAAGCCGTGCTGCTGGGTGCCTGCTTCCTCATT GACTTCATGTTCTTCGAGAAGGTCAATGATGAGAAGCAGCGCAATACAGTCTTCTcctga
- the plscr3b gene encoding phospholipid scramblase 3b isoform X2: MPQPSPYGGAPYSGPPGGYGDPGQAPPVGFQMGYQPQPGQPVMYQPGPANPMPYQSPMANPEFGAGNMGQGPMATGSPAVPMSVAVGVPPGLEYLTQIDQILVHQKVELLEAFIGFETNNKYEIKNSMGQKIYNAKEKNDCCTRNCCGSLRSFDMKIKDNTDREVIRLVRPFRCASCWCPCCLQELEVQAPPGTTIGYVVQDWHPCLPKFSILGPSRETILKLDGPCCACNCCGDINFELKGKDGDAPIGRISKQWSGLLKEAFTDADNFGIQFPLDMDVKVKAVLLGACFLIDFMFFEKVNDEKQRNTVFS; encoded by the exons ATGCCTCAGCCCAGTCCTTACGGCGGGGCCCCATACTCCGGGCCCCCAGGGGGTTATGGGGACCCAGGTCAGGCACCCCCTGTGGGATTCCAAATGGGCTATCAGCCACAGCCAGGCCAGCCAGTCATGTACCAGCCGGGACCGGCCAATCCCATGCCTTACCAGTCGCCGATGGCCAACCCTGAATTTGGGGCTGGTAACATGGGACAGGGTCCTATGGCAACCGGAAGTCCAGCTGTTCCCATGTCCGTCGCCGTCGGGGTCCCTCCGGGCTTGGAGTATCTAACACAG ATTGATCAGATCTTGGTACACCAGAAAGTGGAGCTATTGGAAG CTTTTATCGGCTTCGAGACCAACAACAAGTACGAGATAAAGAACAGCATGGGGCAGAAGATCTACAACGCCAAGGAGAAGAACGACTGCTGCACGCGCAACTGCTGTGGTTCGCTGCGGAGCTTCGACATGAAGATCAAGGACAACACGGATCGCGAGGTCATTCGCCTGGTGCGCCCCTTCCGATGCGCTTCCTGCTGGTGCCCCTGCTGCCTGCAGGAG ttagaAGTACAGGCTCCGCCTGGAACCACCATTGGCTATGTGGTCCAGGACTGGCACCCCTGCTTGCCAAAATTCTCAATCCTAGGGCCGTCGCGGGAAACCATTCTCAAGCTGGATGGCCCGTGCTGTGCCTGTAACTGCTGCGGCGATATCAACTTTGAG TTAAAGGGTAAGGATGGTGATGCACCAATTGGGAGGATCAGCAAGCAGTGGAGCGGCTTGCTGAAGGAAGCCTTCACCGATGCGGACAACTTCGGAATCCAGTTCCCCCTAGACATGGACGTGAAGGTCAAAGCCGTGCTGCTGGGTGCCTGCTTCCTCATT GACTTCATGTTCTTCGAGAAGGTCAATGATGAGAAGCAGCGCAATACAGTCTTCTcctga
- the tnk1 gene encoding non-receptor tyrosine-protein kinase TNK1 isoform X2: MRSVDLADETKRKRWRLATGVFHLWKKTLGSNSVMRMDQDTQWLYQLLAEVQLEQYYVRVRDGLNITRIEHFAYVKDADLEQIGIGKPGQRRLWEAVKRYKTSNRLRSWLPKVFAGPGADPGGDRSGAAQGARMTKSFTCLIQDSELMLAEKLGSGSFGVVRKGRWQTPTGHILPVAVKSLKTGPSEQADTLNDFMQEVTIMQTLDHPNLIRLYGVVLTHPLKMVTELAPLGALYDTLRLRRNEFPLSRLWLFATQIASGMEYLESRHFIHRDLAARNVLLASRELVKIGDFGLMRVLSENDHYLMNAHRRIPFAWCAPESLRTGYFTHSSDVWMFGVTIWEMFTYCEEPWFGLTGRQILWRVEREGERLERPQDCPQELYSVMRKCWACNPADRPTFSQVSVLVTEAQPREVRAVKDFAEPRKLALQTNDLVTLIDHGVELHEWKGQNQKTLSVGWFLPSVTMLVTGPTLISAPLKGGLQHKGHGDVKPEKSWASPDRLNGSSNCLSAGASKDRGKEKSNLQRLAGLSKSLETVLSFSPADNPRVPASSKPSLQSMLDPRRFSDANITPPPRPPLPNCLRPRNQVNNRKPNGNQGPGPWLQPQPQQLPQPLQQQPQLHQLPQPLQQQPQLQQLPQPLQQQPQLQQQPTSTSSAVKTSHMCQSTSRLDEREQPARSTVMAQLQEAVHGVTYEEVANALRQNDWNPVKAEQQLKVEQLYFMNLCSRDDCVNILTRYQWDLQQASRYVLKLAGVAGGGGTGSAGGGRGGVDRSPRRDWEFDRS, translated from the exons CTTGGGATCCAACAGTGTCATGCGGATGGACCAAGACACACAGTGGCTCTACCAGCTCCTGGCCGAAGTGCAACTGGAGCAGTATTATGTGCGTGTGCGAGATGGCCTCAACATCACCAGGATAGAGCACTTTGCCTACGTCAAGGACGCAGACCTCGAACAGATTGGCATTGGGAAGCCTG GGCAGAGAAGATTATGGGAAGCTGTCAAACGCTACAAGACTAGCAATCGTCTGCGGTCATGGTTACCCAAG GTGTTTGCTGGTCCTGGCGCAGACCCCGGTGGAGACAGGAGTGGGGCAGCACAGGGCGCCAGAATGACGAAGTCCTTCACCTGCCTGATTCAGGACAGCGAGTTGATGCTGGCTGAAAAACTGGGGTCTGGCTCCTTTGGTGTCGTGAGGAAGGGCAGGTGGCAGACGCCCACTGGCCACATT CTACCCGTGGCAGTGAAATCCTTGAAAACTGGCCCATCCGAGCAGGCGGACACCCTGAATGACTTTATGCAGGAGGTGACCATCATGCAGACCCTGGACCATCCCAACCTCATCCGTCTGTATGGCGTGGTCCTCACGCATCCCCTGAAGATG GTGACAGAGCTGGCCCCACTGGGCGCACTGTACGACACACTGCGGCTGCGGCGGAACGAGTTCCCGTTGTCGCGCCTGTGGCTGTTTGCAACGCAGATTGCTTCGGGCATGGAGTACCTGGAGAGCCGGCACTTCATCCACCGTGACCTGGCGGCCCGCAACGTGCTCTTGGCCAGCCGTGAGCTCGTCAAGATCGGTGACTTCGGCCTCATGCGCGTCCTCTCCGAGAACGACCACTACCTCATGAACGCCCACCGGCGCATCCCGTTCGCCTG GTGTGCCCCAGAGAGTTTACGAACAGGCTACTTCACTCATTCCTCGGACGTGTGGATGTTTGGAGTCACGATATGGGAGATGTTCACCTACTGTGAGGAGCCCTGGTTTGGTCTGACAGGCCGGCAG ATACTGTGGCGCGTAGAGCGAGAGGGGGAACGCTTGGAGAGACCTCAAGACTGTCCCCAGGAACTGTACTCTGTCATGCGCAAGTGCTGGGCTTGCAATCCCGCTGACCGGCCTACCTTCTCTCAAGTCAGTGTGCTGGTGACTGAG GCTCAGCCGAGGGAGGTGCGCGCTGTGAAAGACTTCGCCGAGCCCAGGAAGTTGGCTCTGCAGACCAATGACCTGGTGACACTCATAGATCACGG AGTGGAGCTCCACGAGTGGAAAGGGCAAAACCAAAAGACATTGAGTGTGGGCTGGTTCTTGCCAAGCGTGACCATGCTGGTCACAGGGCCCACCTTGATCTCTGCTCCTCTGAAGGGTGGTCTGCAGCACAAGGGTCATGGAGACGTCAAACCAGAGAAGAGCTGGGCTTCCCCAGATCGCCTGAATGG GTCTTCAAACTGTCTCAGTGCTGGGGCATCTAAGGACCGAGGCAAGGAGAAGTCCAACTTACAAAGACTGGCAG GCCTCTCGAAAAGTTTGGAGACGGTGCTGAGCTTCTCACCGGCTGACAACCCCCGGGTCCCAGCTTCTTCCAAACCTTCGCTCCAGTCCATGTTGGACCCCCGGCGGTTCAGTGACGCCAACATCACGCCTCCCCCACGCCCTCCGCTCCCCAACTGCCTACGGCCAAGGAACCAAGTCAACAATCGGAAGCCCAATGGGAATCAAGGCCCTGGGCCGTGGCTGCAACCACAACCGCAGCAGCTACCACAACCGCTACAGCAACAACCACAACTGCATCAGCTACCACAACCGCTACAGCAACAACCACAACTGCAGCAGCTACCACAACCGCTACAGCAACAACCACAACTGCAGCAGCAGCCCACGAGCACCAGTAGTGCGGTCAAGACGAGTCACATGTGCCAGTCCACCTCACGGCTGGACGAGAGGGAGCAACCAGCTAGGTCTACTGTGATGGCCCAG TTGCAGGAGGCGGTGCACGGTGTGACCTATGAGGAGGTGGCTAACGCGCTGCGCCAGAACGACTGGAATCCAGTAAAGGCGGAGCAGCAGCTGAAG GTTGAGCAGCTCTACTTCATGAATCTGTGCTCCCGAGACGACTGTGTCAACATCCTCACTCGCTACCAATGGGACCTGCAGCAGGCCAGTCGCTATGTGCTGAAGTTGGCAGGAgtagcaggaggaggaggaacggGCAGCGCTGGAGGAGGCCGCGGAGGCGTCGACAGGTCTCCCCGGAGGGACTGGGAATTTGACAGGAGCTGA
- the tnk1 gene encoding non-receptor tyrosine-protein kinase TNK1 isoform X1 has protein sequence MRSVDLADETKRKRWRLATGVFHLWKKTLGSNSVMRMDQDTQWLYQLLAEVQLEQYYVRVRDGLNITRIEHFAYVKDADLEQIGIGKPGQRRLWEAVKRYKTSNRLRSWLPKVFAGPGADPGGDRSGAAQGARMTKSFTCLIQDSELMLAEKLGSGSFGVVRKGRWQTPTGHILPVAVKSLKTGPSEQADTLNDFMQEVTIMQTLDHPNLIRLYGVVLTHPLKMVTELAPLGALYDTLRLRRNEFPLSRLWLFATQIASGMEYLESRHFIHRDLAARNVLLASRELVKIGDFGLMRVLSENDHYLMNAHRRIPFAWCAPESLRTGYFTHSSDVWMFGVTIWEMFTYCEEPWFGLTGRQILWRVEREGERLERPQDCPQELYSVMRKCWACNPADRPTFSQVSVLVTEAQPREVRAVKDFAEPRKLALQTNDLVTLIDHGVELHEWKGQNQKTLSVGWFLPSVTMLVTGPTLISAPLKGGLQHKGHGDVKPEKSWASPDRLNGFVSLPVLIGCSIYRSSNCLSAGASKDRGKEKSNLQRLAGLSKSLETVLSFSPADNPRVPASSKPSLQSMLDPRRFSDANITPPPRPPLPNCLRPRNQVNNRKPNGNQGPGPWLQPQPQQLPQPLQQQPQLHQLPQPLQQQPQLQQLPQPLQQQPQLQQQPTSTSSAVKTSHMCQSTSRLDEREQPARSTVMAQLQEAVHGVTYEEVANALRQNDWNPVKAEQQLKVEQLYFMNLCSRDDCVNILTRYQWDLQQASRYVLKLAGVAGGGGTGSAGGGRGGVDRSPRRDWEFDRS, from the exons CTTGGGATCCAACAGTGTCATGCGGATGGACCAAGACACACAGTGGCTCTACCAGCTCCTGGCCGAAGTGCAACTGGAGCAGTATTATGTGCGTGTGCGAGATGGCCTCAACATCACCAGGATAGAGCACTTTGCCTACGTCAAGGACGCAGACCTCGAACAGATTGGCATTGGGAAGCCTG GGCAGAGAAGATTATGGGAAGCTGTCAAACGCTACAAGACTAGCAATCGTCTGCGGTCATGGTTACCCAAG GTGTTTGCTGGTCCTGGCGCAGACCCCGGTGGAGACAGGAGTGGGGCAGCACAGGGCGCCAGAATGACGAAGTCCTTCACCTGCCTGATTCAGGACAGCGAGTTGATGCTGGCTGAAAAACTGGGGTCTGGCTCCTTTGGTGTCGTGAGGAAGGGCAGGTGGCAGACGCCCACTGGCCACATT CTACCCGTGGCAGTGAAATCCTTGAAAACTGGCCCATCCGAGCAGGCGGACACCCTGAATGACTTTATGCAGGAGGTGACCATCATGCAGACCCTGGACCATCCCAACCTCATCCGTCTGTATGGCGTGGTCCTCACGCATCCCCTGAAGATG GTGACAGAGCTGGCCCCACTGGGCGCACTGTACGACACACTGCGGCTGCGGCGGAACGAGTTCCCGTTGTCGCGCCTGTGGCTGTTTGCAACGCAGATTGCTTCGGGCATGGAGTACCTGGAGAGCCGGCACTTCATCCACCGTGACCTGGCGGCCCGCAACGTGCTCTTGGCCAGCCGTGAGCTCGTCAAGATCGGTGACTTCGGCCTCATGCGCGTCCTCTCCGAGAACGACCACTACCTCATGAACGCCCACCGGCGCATCCCGTTCGCCTG GTGTGCCCCAGAGAGTTTACGAACAGGCTACTTCACTCATTCCTCGGACGTGTGGATGTTTGGAGTCACGATATGGGAGATGTTCACCTACTGTGAGGAGCCCTGGTTTGGTCTGACAGGCCGGCAG ATACTGTGGCGCGTAGAGCGAGAGGGGGAACGCTTGGAGAGACCTCAAGACTGTCCCCAGGAACTGTACTCTGTCATGCGCAAGTGCTGGGCTTGCAATCCCGCTGACCGGCCTACCTTCTCTCAAGTCAGTGTGCTGGTGACTGAG GCTCAGCCGAGGGAGGTGCGCGCTGTGAAAGACTTCGCCGAGCCCAGGAAGTTGGCTCTGCAGACCAATGACCTGGTGACACTCATAGATCACGG AGTGGAGCTCCACGAGTGGAAAGGGCAAAACCAAAAGACATTGAGTGTGGGCTGGTTCTTGCCAAGCGTGACCATGCTGGTCACAGGGCCCACCTTGATCTCTGCTCCTCTGAAGGGTGGTCTGCAGCACAAGGGTCATGGAGACGTCAAACCAGAGAAGAGCTGGGCTTCCCCAGATCGCCTGAATGGGTTCGTTTCCCTTCCGGTACTGATTGGCTGTAGTATCTACAG GTCTTCAAACTGTCTCAGTGCTGGGGCATCTAAGGACCGAGGCAAGGAGAAGTCCAACTTACAAAGACTGGCAG GCCTCTCGAAAAGTTTGGAGACGGTGCTGAGCTTCTCACCGGCTGACAACCCCCGGGTCCCAGCTTCTTCCAAACCTTCGCTCCAGTCCATGTTGGACCCCCGGCGGTTCAGTGACGCCAACATCACGCCTCCCCCACGCCCTCCGCTCCCCAACTGCCTACGGCCAAGGAACCAAGTCAACAATCGGAAGCCCAATGGGAATCAAGGCCCTGGGCCGTGGCTGCAACCACAACCGCAGCAGCTACCACAACCGCTACAGCAACAACCACAACTGCATCAGCTACCACAACCGCTACAGCAACAACCACAACTGCAGCAGCTACCACAACCGCTACAGCAACAACCACAACTGCAGCAGCAGCCCACGAGCACCAGTAGTGCGGTCAAGACGAGTCACATGTGCCAGTCCACCTCACGGCTGGACGAGAGGGAGCAACCAGCTAGGTCTACTGTGATGGCCCAG TTGCAGGAGGCGGTGCACGGTGTGACCTATGAGGAGGTGGCTAACGCGCTGCGCCAGAACGACTGGAATCCAGTAAAGGCGGAGCAGCAGCTGAAG GTTGAGCAGCTCTACTTCATGAATCTGTGCTCCCGAGACGACTGTGTCAACATCCTCACTCGCTACCAATGGGACCTGCAGCAGGCCAGTCGCTATGTGCTGAAGTTGGCAGGAgtagcaggaggaggaggaacggGCAGCGCTGGAGGAGGCCGCGGAGGCGTCGACAGGTCTCCCCGGAGGGACTGGGAATTTGACAGGAGCTGA